The window GCTGAGAGAGGACATTCAGCAAGCACGTCTATAAGTGTTTGGGGACAAACAAGCAACCCACGTGACTCAAAACAGCCGCAGCGAAACCTGCAATGATACCCGACCCAAGAGTGATTCCGAATTGAGCGGTAGAAGACAGGCTCTTTCTGGTCTCAGGAGTCATCCTATTATAGATAAACTCGACACAGCGTTCGTTAACCGTAAATTGACCTAAGAGGCACAGGCGTCAAACAACTTCATGATGTTACAGTCCGGATATCATACCAATGGCGTACGGAACTTGTTTGGCCAATATGGGAATAAATCCCGCATATAGACTGCTAAAGCCTTCGGTACTGGCAATCTTAGTGAAGCCACTGACAAGACCGTTGGCAAACTATGATGCTTTCAGCCGATCTCCCAGAAGAGACTAACCAGCGAAACTAACCTTTGGATCCGACACTAGTCGAATACGAGTAGCCTCCAGAGGAGTGAGTAGAATATCAGCAAAGAACCTTTAAAAAGAGATAAGTAAAATGTTTAGATGTGCAGGAAGGTCACGAACTCAGCAATGGCGGCACCACCGAGGTAAATGGCTGTTCGGTTCTTAATAGCGCTCTCTCTACTGCCACAAAGTTCCACCAAGTACTTTTTCTGGAATCAAAAGTTCAGTGATGGATATGCAATAGCTGAACTATTTGACTCACAGAAGCTTCGTAGCCGGCGAACTTAGCACCACCTTGCAGCAGGTATCCAACAGCAGTGGGGCCAAATCCAGTCAAAAGACCCTTTGTACCCTCAGTAGCAATGATATGTCTACCGCCTTTGATTAATGAATAGCCCTTAAGGGCGGGATCAATTTGGATACGGGTCTTAATCACATCAATGGCTGTGGAGATCAAAACCTTATCAGACCTCTTGATGTAACGATAACGATGGATATCTCAAGCTAAGACTCACGGGTCATGGCACCATGGGACCTGGAAATTAGGTTAGAGTGGAGCAAAATGCAATGTAAATGTTGTATCACTCACAAAGTACAACATATGGCACCAgcggtgaagaagatgctaTAATCCTTGCCCGTGAAATTGGGAGTAAGGGGTTTCCCCGCCAAATCCTTTGCAACGGTTTTGGCTTTTTCAGTTGCCATTGTGCGGTATATGGGTTATATGGATATAATCGATGATTGTACTAAGGAGTAGTGATGGCAGATATTTACCTGTTGAATGTTGGATGATTCGAAAAGTAAGATTGGAGATTGAAAGATGCAGCGAGTGCATACTGTCTGGTTTATATAAATGAACCGGCGAAGACGTCGTCGCCGGTCTTGATGACGTCGCTGATGACTTTGCTATTTGAGACAGCTGTTATTACAGTTTCAGTTATAGTTAAGCGTCACTCGTGATCTTAGTTAAGCTGGTCTCCGCGGGTTTCTTCGATTTTTTACTCCACTGCGCACCCAGTACAAAAAGACGCAGGTACGTAGAGTCTCTACACAagtcaagctcaacatGGAAATCGTCCACTAATTAAACTACTACACCCcgtctccttccatcccaccatgcatttcttctccgcATACGCGTATCCCAAGAGCTACGCCAACCATCACAATCCATTCATACAAACAGCATCCGAGAGAATCGATAAATGTCATAAATCGGTTGTTTAAGGATCCAAAAAGGGAGATGGGGctcacctctttcacctccaggaaaaaaaagcataTAATCCTTAATAACCCTCGTAAGCACAAGATTCCTATATACAATCTGCTCGATTGCATTTTATTTATCTCCACCATCTGCACGACCATGCTGCGGAACTTCATGCATATCTCTCTATCATTGTTCGCCATGCGATTTCAGTGTTAGATAGTCCATTATTGCAAAAAAAGTTGCTCTGACATGCATATGCATACCTACTATTTTTATAggtgctcttcttctcactgTGAGTAACGGGTACGAGTACTCGTAGTATAAAAAAGAGAGTGAAATTGATTCCGTCGACGGATATATCCGTCGTGTGATATATCCGGGCGGCCGCGCGGGCAATACATAATAAATTCGTTGACTCTACTCGCTCCTCGTTAGATTCTCACACAGTAATTCGTTATAAGCTGCTTCTATAGCTGCCTGATGCCcggaagaaagaaatcaCGGTCGACCAGTATGTCGTTCCGAATCCATGATGGACACCGCTCATGGTTGAAAGCAGAAGTGTTCTCGGATGCTTGTGGATATAATCAGGACATTTATTACTACTTAACACGCAGTGCTATTGTTCCACAATGCTTTCGCTTCGACCAACCTTCATGACCAATCAATTTAATCTACGGACACTGGGGGCAATTTATACTGTTTATGCCAACTTAGTACCGGGGCACTACCTCTCGTGTTGTTCTCTTATAATGGTAGTACCCATTTGCCGGTACTCCCGGAGGCACTGGCACCCCTATTGCACCTGCTCTATCATTGGCTCGAGCCGACGATCCGTCCCACGCCTCTGGAGGCCATCCAATGAAAAAGAGTCTTCATCAATATTAGCATAATTTCACGCGATACTGAATTACAAACCAAATACTTACATTATCATTAGGATGGCTGCCGTCAATCCCATCCACGTCTTGCAGAAATAATATGATGTGAGCTCGGGGAAGGCAAGAGTTACAAAACCACAAAAGGACTCACTGCAGATCCGAGATGTGTCTCGACATTTGATACCTCGAAAGCGCGATGGGCAATGCTCCACGCATAAATGGAGAACACCCACGCAGCTACAGTGACCGTTGTACCAATACGCTAGAGTATCACAGTCAGCTTCCCGTTTTACACAGGCAGTGGTAGACAATCACCTccatgatgaggaaaaaCATCCTGTTGCCCACTGTGCGTAGCGCCCTGCTCTCGTGAACAAACAGCAGAGGGACGACAGACAAAACGGTCAAGAATACAAAGATAATAGCTGACACATTTGATTAATATAGTAGTCTTGCCTTTGATCGCTGAAAGGACTTACCAATTGGCCAAAGCATCATACCCCCCGTCAAAGCCTTATTTATTTGGGTACCATACTCATATCCCACACGGTTCTGTAAGCAGTAATCTGGTGAACACCAGCCAAATGAGCCGAATGTTGTGTCACCGGCCAGGGAAGAGTTCCTCAACCAGCTGATAgatgggatgaagggggaagaaaatGTGCACAGGATGCTTTGTGATTCGCCGTCAATTTTACAAAAAGAACGAAGCCAAAAGTGTAGTCACTCACATGAGCACGAGGGAGGTAAGAGACaggatgaaaaggatgatgacaTGCGCCCCATAAGGGAACTTGTACGTGAATGCCATACGGGGGCAAGTTGATGTTGAAGTTTGGAATCAATGAGCAGCGCTGCTGCCTGTCAAAGGGACCGAGTGAGTTTGAGCCAGGCCGTTATTTTCGAGGGATAAGATATAGATGAGGCCGAACGGGAAGGGGGATGGATAGCTCCTCCGAAAGCTTGCTATAAGTAGAGGAATCGCGCTCACGATAATCCCCCTGTGGTTTGATCGCTTCGGCTGGGCGCTGTAAACAATAGATTCAATGAAGATATGGTATCGTAATTCGTTTACTGAACACGGGGAAATTGATGCATAGCCACTGGTAGGAGACAAAACCAACCTGATAATATTTTgtcagaagaggataaaAATTAAATATGATGGGCGGATTTTGATTCAAAGGATTGTTTCGTTTTCCTTGTTGATCAAGCGAAATAATCGCTTTTGTTCTAAATCAGATTCCCATTGATCTCTCTACATGATGATGCCTCAGACTGTCGTGTGCCTGGAAAACAATGAATTGAAATCGTGCAGGAAATCCCTGGTGGTTTCATAATATAACACCCGACCGACAAGAAAGTGGGGTGATGGAGAACACTGACTGCCCGACGTCCGATAATACTCCTTTCTCGTTCGTTTGTCTTGCAAATTGCCGCACATACTCTTCTCATGCTTATATCCTGCCCCTCTCCACATCTGGTTGCCTTGCTTCGCATTGCCCCCATTCCATTCATCGCTCTCCGTCACTTTAGAACTGCTGTCTGTTAATGTGGAAGTTGGTCGGTCTGAGTTAGTACTCGCCGTTCATTTGGACATCACAGGGGCATTCGGACGGTGAAAGTGCCATTGGATGCCAGTTCTCAAGTTGAAGCAGATAGTAATGACTGGGACACAATCTGGCACCTAATACCATCTCCAGATTCCTTTGGTAACTTTCATGACTTCTTGAGATGCCCCGCCGTCTACACTGTAAAGAAAGTACCCGCACCACCAACAAAATAATGAGGACATTTCCCTTCGGATAAGAATTAAGCAAggaaggacgaggaagatcAATGGCAATTGTTTTTTGGAACGTGGCCTCGTGTTCGGTATATCACCACCCGCGGATAAACCTCAATCTCCTAGTGCTCGTAAAAGGATCGCACAAGCATTTCAAGATCTTAAGGAAGATTGTTGTGGCCGGAATTGTTCAGAGTATAGAGAACAGGACATAGGGTGGCACAATGGGTCAGTTTACTTATCGAACGTAATAATTGATAAATCTGCTTCACGAACTCCTCAGATCCAACCAAGGTGGGCTTAACTGTTCCTCAGCCGGGAATTTTTAAGTAGTCAAGCTATcatgtatatatatgctCTAAATGATAATTTGCATGGACGGTGTGGGTACGTACTGGGAAGTACGTCTGCCTTTTGCTTTATATTCCAgacaacaaaaacaaagTGTACAACTAATAATACAGGTATGACGCTCTTATACTCCGCTTACGTGAGATAATATTCTACTGAGTATTCCACTAATATGCAAAAAAAAGCTGCTTTGCTCCCCATTGTCCCTTACAACTGTTTTAGAAACCAAACGCCAATTGGGCTCTACTAAAGACTGGCGGCTTCCATTTCAAATACGCTGGGTTGATGGCGCGCCGAGGTTTGgcttttgtctttttgtGTTGTTCAATAACAGCATCCGTCAGATGGATAATATGGCTGTTCTTGTAATACTTGATCATTTGTAGGGCCTGGCAACTGTAAGAGGGCATTTGTCAGAGTGATCAAGGGCGTATTGGAAGAAATAGACTCACGTGTGCATGATATCGCCATGAGTGATTGATGTTTTTTGGGCGATCTCGTCCAGGCTGATCTCATAATCACTGTCCAGTAGCAATtcgacaatcttctcctgccaATATGCCCGATAACCCAACAAACCCAGATCCGATAAAGGCTTCTCAGGACTTCCCAGCTttccttccacttttgACAGCTCGTACGAAAACTCGATCAGGAGTCGACCGTAACCCTTTCTCTGGTGTTGGGGTAGAGTCAGAATACAGGCAACATTATACCCCTCGGCTgactccttttccttcgaAAAGTAACCAATAAGATGACAGCCGTAGTCATCTTTGATCGTCATACAGTAGTAAAGGAAAGGATCGACATCGTAGTACAAAGTTTTATGGTCAAGGAAGCATTTCGAGATGAGACATAGATTCCTGCACCAAGTGCGTTGCTTTCGGCCATCGATTTCGAAAAACGAAATACCTTCGTGGCGGTAAATTTCGTTGCCTGGAGGATGCAGAAGAGTACATTTCGATCTATGTCGCCGTAGTTGTGTGGCAGAAGGATAGTAAAGAAGGCAGAATTCGCAAATGTAAAGAACAGGAAGATGTGCGTATTCAATCGGATAAGGAGAGAAATACCATGTCTCAACTTCATGCTTCCCGATTTGAAGCTTGTTAAGATTTTTGACCCTGCTGATCTCTGAATGAGACTGCGTCATGGAGCCAGACGTCCTGAGTTTTTCAATTTCTTGTTTTTTGGAGAATACTTGGGGCGCCGCCCGGGGATTTGAAGGGGCGGCAACAACTTCACGACTGGGGTCGATGGCGCCATCCGATGCGACTAAGGTCACATCACCGTCTTCGTccagatcttcttcctcgtctaATGCATCATTATCCTCAttactctcctcttctgcttctgcgTCTGTCTCTGTCTTAGCCTTCCGCTTTTGAGGAATTTTGCCAGCTTTCCCAATTTTGCTAGCCCTTCCaagttttgaagaaggcataGCTTTCCCTGGAGCAGCTTTACCTGCAGCCATGGCAGCCTTATTCGCCGCTTTCTTCAGAAGACTATCAGAAGGGATAGGTGAACCGGTGGCCCTAGACGGGGTAGCCTTGGAAGGCTGAGCTTTCCCAGGCCtgtcctttttctttggatCATCCTTTGCTTTCGGCCATTCCATTTCTTTACTTAAAACCAGTCTACTTCCGCCGACCCATTCATCTAGACGTTTATTAAACTCGACATAATGAACGTAGTACTCTGTATCGTCTCTTGGGTCGGGAGGGGGTGCATCAGGatgcggtggaggtgcaAAGGCTGAAGGTTTGGGTTTAGGACGGGTGGAAAGGATTTCCGCTCTGCGTTGCTCGGCCTGGCCGTTCGAAAGGGGTTTGATGACATAGATCTTCACTCCAGGAACGACATCCTAAATCCCGACAGAAGATGTTGTCAGCATCAATTTAAACAGAGTTTAAAGGGCATACATCAATTGTGTATGATCCTCCAACAGCCACGGTAGGCGCAGGAGTACCTGGTTCGCTACCACTCCCTCGACCATGAGGAGTTGATGGTGTTGACGGCGACATGCTAAAGATGACTGATCGCCACTAAATGTAATTCCGGTTGTAGGGCGAATTAACAATCAGTTGGAACTCCAGGTTGCAGACACAGACAAAAACTGCCGTATATGATGGTTTTTGAACGAAAAGGAGCGAGAATGACGGGGAACGGCTTGTTTTTATGTGGCTATACAAGTGCAGGAAAAGAGTAAAACAAAGAAAGACGTCGTTAAGTTATCGCCGGTTCGCCCGAAAAAGATTCCGCTTTGGCACCAGTACTATCGTTCGTATAAATATAACGTATATGCATTTTTTGCTGTGGGCGTGGATATGGATTTGGGCCACTGTTGATTCATCCGATGCTTGCGAGCATATGATGTGGATGAGGTTGTGGGACATGCATGAGCCAAAATGGTTCGCCCACGTTTATTAAGCTGTCTTAACAACACTATGTTTTATAAAATTGTTATTAATGAGGCAACTTACTGCTGCGTAGCAATACGTAATTATCCACGTTGAGGATAGGCTTGATCGTACGCCGGCGGGGTCACGCAGCGAGGGTGTATCGATGAATTACCACTTTGTCAACCCTGCTCTTCCACTGCAACAGCCACACGCCATGCCCTCCGCCTGCACAACGCCGCAGAGATGCCCTCATACTTCCCCTTCGCCCCACAGCCGCAATCCGCAGCCAGCGTCCACAGCCCCCTTCTCGACGATCCCCATTTAGAGCTCACAATCACTCCTTCCGCATCAGCATTCTACGCAGGAGAGACCTTCTCAGTCACAATCACTTTCCGCAATACAAGGACTCCGCATACAGACGTGCTCAAAGTGCCCTTTTCAACGGATTCCACATCCAGTCTTGCCTCGGCCGCCCCTCAGATACAGCACTTCTCGTCTACTGACTCACGGCGCTCACTTTCTATTCCTCGGCTGCCTCGACGACTCAATCAAATAGGACCTGACCTTCCCGAAACACCTCTAATTAGAACTAAAAGACATGAGAGTGCCGAATCGGATCCTTCACGTACGTCATCGTCCGTCGTCTCTACTCCTCGGTTCGCCAGCGAGGACCCCGGCCATCCGTACAGCCCGGGGGCGAGTCCAGCTGATCGAGCCCATGGGTGGCTGAGATCCCCGTCTCCTCAAAGGGAGGGCCCGATGAACTATCGGAGTCCagatggatggggaagCAAAGAGTCTGGGAATACAGAAAAGAGCAGTAGTCACGCTAGGCGGACGAGAAGTTTGGCCCTTGGAAAGGGTACAATGAGCCCGCAAGAGCTAGTGTGGGCTTTGGGCGGAGGAAAAGCCAGTGAGTAACTCCGCACAATATGAACTATCATTAATGCCTATTGACTGCAAACTACATAGCGCCTTCAGCTCTGCCGACTCGCCGCCCCCAAGGCGGAATCCAAATTCCAGAAAATCACCCTCACTCTCGTAAAATCTCAATCACCAACGTCCTCGCTCTTGAACGTTCCGGGGAGTCCTCTAGAGATTCTCCTGAGGattcatctccttcattgaTCTCTATACCAGAGCGACCCTCATCGACAGCAAAAAATGGCGACGCTTCGTTCTCCCAATCTCGGCGTCCAGCTTCAACCATCTCTAAAAAGGACGACGCAGGAACGACTGAAGTATATGAGACGCGTTCGTCCCCGAGGATAAGACCCTCACACTCACGCGTCCCATCTTACCAGAATGCCTATGGTGCCTCTTACATGGGGTATAGTAATGATGATATTCCTACCCTTCCCTCACATTCCAACCTTCGTGAATATACGCCAGCTGAACCGAAAGGGACAACGACAGTGCTTTGGGCATACACTCGTCTTGTGGGGCGTTTTCACCCTTCGATTGCCTACATACCTCCGGATCCTCTACTGCCACTTCGAGCCGCACTGTTACACCAGCCTGTCGGATCGGGGTCGCTCTTCACCCCATCACAGGGCTCGTCAGCAAATGTCGCTGGTAAACCTTCTGGCCCTTCACGTTGGCAGCTTAGTTTTGGGACTGGCACAATCGGCAATTCAACTCAGCCAAGTCTTACAGGTAGTTTATTTGGATTAGCAAAGGATCTAGTCATGggcggaggagggggaagtctggaggaagaaaggaaaagggtGTGGAACTTGAAAGATCTACCGGTCCTGGAGACAACTAGGAGTCTTCTTGCGGTCGACATGAAGctgaaagaaggggaggttAAGGAGTGTGAGTGTCCCAGAATCGGTATCTGCTGTCGCCAACGCTTATATAATCACAGTCACCTATACCCTACAACTTCCAACAAATCTTCCCCCGGCTCATCGAGGTCGAGCCTTCCGATTCTCTTACGACCTTGTAGTATCTCTCAGTGTCGCACTGCCCGGAGGCGGTGATAGGCAAAAGTCCAAGGACGTCGTCGTGCCTATTCGGATATGGGCCAATGTATCTCGTACGTGATTGTCTCAATGAAGGTGCTTGCGTTGACAAATAAATTCCAGTTCGGAATCCCTTGTGCACGTATGATGTCCTGAAGCCAATCATACAAAgtaaggaggaagggcaCGTCGAAGACGTTGGGAACTCGGTCGACCCTCAATCACCTTATGTACGAGAGGGAAGGACCAAAGTTCCTGTGCAACGAAAGCAGGCAAATATGCCAGATCAATTCCGTATCAAGACTGGAGACACTAGCGAATCTCTTCAAGCGTACGCTTTGCACCTGCTCGATATTTTGAATGATGGTGAGATAAACACCCTCCCACTTTCACCTAGTGTGCCGAAATCACTCCATCGActttcaacttcatctccctcatctcctgcATTTCGCATTCCGATCCTACCCACCGTTCCCGCTAGTCAAGCCACGGAACTACTAGACAtaccctcttccacaaGTCGTCTGCAAGACCGAGATTTTAGGCTAAAAAAAGATACCTTTATTGAAGGCGACAGCGTATTTTCGGATGAGTTGGACGGTAGTGAAGGCTGCGGAGAAGCCGTCGAAATCCTCAGCCGACATTCTGCCAAAGGTAAGTGCTTCGGAGTTAGTTGAATAGGACCAGCATCTGACAATAAAGTGGCAGCTTCCTATGATATCGAAAAGAATGGAGAGTCTGTGGCAATCCTTACGCTTGTAAAGACTACCTATAGATTGGGGGAATCCGTACTCGGTATAGTAACATTTAATAAACCTCAAACGTTTTTTCCCGTCCTCAAGTTCTCGGCCTACCTCTTTTCCCAAGAACTTATCCCCGAGCCGctccttccaccttcttctcattcaGGTGGCTCAACGCAGCCCTCGCTTTACCGATTACACGCAGAGCATCATACACTCTATGCCCTCAGTGCCCAGAGACTAGCTTTTTCGCTTGACATACCGTCAGATGGAACGCCAGCGTTCAATCTGGTGGCTGGCGAGGGCGAAAAGGGTGGTTTACAATGGAAACTGAAGTTGAATTTCACTGTAGGAGTACCTCCCCGtgaatggaaaagaaagacaaaTGTCAGCAATCCGAAGTCCGAAAATGACGTCGACGCGAAAGGGACAGTGAGGTCCCCAGGAGTCCATTTGTTGCCCACTCAGCCTTCGCGAACCGCTGACGAAGGAGACAACACATTTTATTCTGCTTCGACGGGTATTACTCCTCTGATACCGCGACACCGCCAAAGCACATCCTCATCCAGCGGTGGCAAAAATGACGTGAGAAATGAAGAGGCTGTAAATTGGTGCGAATCCAGGACTGAGTCTGTAGAATGTGAAGTGCCGGTTAAAGTTCTGGCAGGCAGTACCGCTTTCCTGGTCAGGCCTTCGGTATACACAGTCTGAGGGCTAAACCGAGATTATGATAAACCATAATGATAGGAGGAATTTACAGAATAAAAGGGCTGCATTCGTATTCATTATTAGTTACATGTGCCGGCGAGCAGTATTCTGCTGCAAGGAAACATCAGAATCAGATTCTTATTTATGAGCACTCGATACTATCATGTATGTATAATCGGCCTTTGTATAGGATCAGCAAACTGTTAGCAgtacagcagcagcaaatgAACGTCTTCGCTTTTGTAATAGAATAGCTTTTCTCAGTTGTTGCCCATCCTGCTAAACCCTGCACACATTCAGCTCGATCAGCACATTTCTTGTTACGTTTTATGCTATATTTTACTTCAATTACTATGCAGGCATAATTTCGCCATACCCGTTTAGTAGCAATTATGTGAAACTCTATGGCCTTTCAACCAGACTTCTATCTGACTCGTATGACAGAGTGGACCATCAGGTTTTGCAgctgcttccatctcctctgtgATCAAGGCATGGGGCGGACATGGAGGGCTGGGAAGggatcatcttccccataTCTCGGGTAAGTCTCTATAACTCTTTGCCTTATGAGGGATGCTCACTCCATCCTCGTGTAGATACATATTTCAAACGGTCCAATCTCATGGTTTCTTTCATTCGCAGATATGTCCCTGCAGAGGCGATGGGATGCCTCGATGGGTCTGGAGGAATGTTCCTCTGGGTACGACTACAGGTTGAATACCATCCCCAGTTGTGCATCCTTTCACCTGAAGAGATTTCAGACAAAGAGATCCAAACTCTCATTGGAGAGAAAATAATGGTGGCCCCGTCTAGCTACTTCGAAATACCTGGAGGGCCTGTATGGTCTAAAGGCGAAGAATCTAGAAGAACCTTGGTGTGATTGAGTTCCGCCTCCAGCACCGTAAATGAAATGGAATACCGCGGGAAGAGATTCGCCAAAGGATTGAGAAAGGAGTGGGGAATTCAGAGTTATTAATAAAGCTTGAGTATTAGGAGTATATGGTCAACAGCTATCTCGGTTCCGACTGCCGTACATCATTGCCATGATCAAGACGATATAAGTAAAGAGTCAAACATCCAGAAGTAGGAATGTGTAATTGGGGTTATGCAATAGGGTCTTGATGAATAACAAAGGATGAACGAAACTCTTTTACGTAGGATGGACGGAGCAGCAATCGCGGGAAGTCATTCACATCATAATAAGCGAAAACTTCGGACCACCCTCGGACTTACCCGATGATAGTCTCAAAAAACAAAGTTAGCAGTCAGATGGAACTAACAGAACTCCGTCTTGAGCCCGCCGTTGCATCCGAGTAATCTTCAGATATGTGTTAGACGACATCGCCCGTGCTCTCGTCGTCTTATTCTCTCATCTCACGCCTGCCAGGCCTTTCAAACGCTATCGCTGCAGTATCTTTCCGGTGTACGTCTGACCGATAGTTATTGCGTCTTCAAAAACTTATTTACTCTTACGTGCAGCGACACATAATTGCACCAATCAGAAGGTTCTCTAATCGCTGAGATCATACGACAGAAACAAGCATGTTACGTATGGCACTATTCAGGCTCAAGCCCTTGCAGTCCGGCAAGACTTTATCAGCTCCGCCTGGGGTGCAACTATACGCGTCATCGATATCGCACCTGCGAAGCTTCTCAACTCCAGCCATTGTGAATGATGATAGGCCTCTCGCCGGCATCAAAGTGGTAGATTTAACAAGGATTCTGGCCGGGCCGTTTGCAACGATGATGCTTGTGAGTATTCCTACAGTGACTTAGGACCTGCAAACGAACATGAAGCGCCCGCTAACAGAACACATGGATAATGGCCTGCAGTCTGATCTTGGGGGTAAGTCACAATTCGGTCTGAATAGATAGCCGAATATATGTACTAAAAGGACGTGCACAGCCGATGTCATTAAGGTGATCCGTACTAAGGGTTTGAAGATCGTATGCTCACCTGTGTCCTGTTTCCCATAGATTGAATCTCCTAAGAACGGTGATGACACGCGCTCATGGCTCCCTCCTTCCGCCCCA of the Cryptococcus tetragattii IND107 chromosome 2, whole genome shotgun sequence genome contains:
- a CDS encoding histone acetyltransferase ESA1, with amino-acid sequence MSPSTPSTPHGRGSGSEPGTPAPTVAVGGSYTIDDVVPGVKIYVIKPLSNGQAEQRRAEILSTRPKPKPSAFAPPPHPDAPPPDPRDDTEYYVHYVEFNKRLDEWVGGSRLVLSKEMEWPKAKDDPKKKDRPGKAQPSKATPSRATGSPIPSDSLLKKAANKAAMAAGKAAPGKAMPSSKLGRASKIGKAGKIPQKRKAKTETDAEAEEESNEDNDALDEEEDLDEDGDVTLVASDGAIDPSREVVAAPSNPRAAPQVFSKKQEIEKLRTSGSMTQSHSEISRVKNLNKLQIGKHEVETWYFSPYPIEYAHLPVLYICEFCLLYYPSATQLRRHRSKCTLLHPPGNEIYRHEGISFFEIDGRKQRTWCRNLCLISKCFLDHKTLYYDVDPFLYYCMTIKDDYGCHLIGYFSKEKESAEGYNVACILTLPQHQRKGYGRLLIEFSYELSKVEGKLGSPEKPLSDLGLLGYRAYWQEKIVELLLDSDYEISLDEIAQKTSITHGDIMHTCQALQMIKYYKNSHIIHLTDAVIEQHKKTKAKPRRAINPAYLKWKPPVFSRAQLAFGF